From Etheostoma spectabile isolate EspeVRDwgs_2016 chromosome 19, UIUC_Espe_1.0, whole genome shotgun sequence, the proteins below share one genomic window:
- the tkfc gene encoding triokinase/FMN cyclase isoform X1, with product MTRQSGTIFQPGGVSIALHTCTQKDQSPCSYMGNEGKAPKKKLINSVDSCVDEAVCGLVRASGGLSLLQGHRVVLRSDLVNLTGKVALLSGGGSGHEPAHGGFLGAGMLSAAVAGGVFASPPPASILAAILCLHHAGASGVLLIVKNYTGDRLNFGLAAEQARNHGVAVDMVIVAEDCAFDQPSKAGRRGLCGTIFIHKLAGALAEEGCRLDQIVSKVTDILKGIGTLGVSLSPCSVPGCLPSFDLPPGDMELGLGIHGEPGIKRLKVASADELVKTMIDHMTNPDSQSHLPLKSGDSVVVCVNNLGALSCLEMAVVTGATITCLENRGVVVARVMSGSFMTSLEMAGVSLTLMRADQETLRLFDAKTSAPAWPNLSSVCVSGRSYVTDPRAVSPRPQADTHSEGPLSAVMRKALEMVCSTLLEKQEELNSLDRAAGDGDCGNTHAQAAKAIREWLQDHVVPGCPGQLLSVLAGLVQEKMGGSSGALYSLFLTAAAAHLTENNAAAWASAMHAGTQAIRRYGGADPGDRTMLDALCPAVDELMKLTAAPPGGQMAVLQAAVQKASSGAESTRDLTAMAGRASYIAAERVTLPDPGAVAVAAILRAVLESLGGQK from the exons ATGACAAGACAGTCTGGGACTATTTTTCAGCCTGGTGGAGTTAGCATTGCTTTGCACACTTGTACTCAAAAGGATCAGAGTCCATGCAGCTATATGGGAAATGAAGGAAAAGCT ccTAAAAAGAAGTTGATAAACTCAGTGGACAGCTGTGTGGACGAAGCTGTCTGTGGCCTGGTTAGGGCCAGCGGGGGCCTGTCTCTGCTGCAGGGTCACAGAGTTGTGCTTCGGTCCGACCTGGTCAACCTGACGGGCAAAGTGGCCCTGCTGTCCGGTGGGGGGTCTGGACACGAGCCGGCACACGGGG GTTTTCTTGGTGCAGGTATGCTGTCAGCTGCTGTGGCGGGAGGCGTATTTGCTTCTCCACCTCCTGCCAGCATCCTGGCTGCCATTCTCTGCTTGCACCATGCAG GAGCCTCCGGAGTCCTTCTCATTGTGAAGAACTACACCGGCGACCGCCTCAACTTTGGCTTGGCTGCAGAACAGGCCCGTAACCATGGCGTCGCTGTTGACATGGTGATAGTTGCCGAGGATTGCGCCTTTGACCAACCCAGTAAGGCTGGCAGGAGAGGCTTGTGTGGCACCATCTTCATTCACAAG CTGGCAGGTGCCTTAGCAGAAGAAGGCTGCCGATTGGACCAGATTGTTTCCAAGGTGACGGATATTTTAAAGGGGATCG GGACGCTGGGGGTGAGTCTGTCTCCGTGCAGCGTCCCCGGCTGCCTGCCGTCTTTCGACCTGCCGCCCGGAGACATGGAGCTGGGactgg GGATCCACGGTGAGCCTGGAATCAAAAGGTTAAAG GTGGCATCTGCAGATGAGCTGGTGAAGACGATGATAGATCACATGACCAACcctgacagccaatcacatcTGCCTCTAAAATCAG GGGACAGTGTGGTCGTGTGTGTGAACAACCTCGGAGCGCTGTCCTGTCTGGAGATGGCTGTGGTTACTGGAGCAACCATCACCTGTCTGG AGAATCGGGGTGTGGTGGTTGCCAGGGTGATGTCGGGGTCGTTCATGACGTCGCTGGAGATGGCGGGAGTGTCGTTGACGCTGATGAGGGCCGACCAGGAAACACTGAGGCTGTTTG ATGCTAAGACCAGCGCCCCCGCCTGGCCAAACCTCAGCAGCGTGTGTGTGAGCGGGCGCAGCTACGTCACGGACCCCCGAGCCGTGAGCCCGCGACCGCAGGCCGACACACACTCTGAAG ggCCACTGAGTGCTGTGATGCgtaaagctttggaaatggttTGTTCCACGCTGTTGGAAAAGCAGGAAGAGCTCAACTCCCTGGACCGTGCTGCAGGGGACGGAGACTGTGGGAACACTCACGCGCAGGCTGCTAAAG CCATTCGGGAGTGGCTCCAGGACCATGTGGTCCCCGGTTGCCCCGGCCAACTGTTATCCGTCCTCGCTGGATTGGTGCAGGAGAAGATGGGCGGGTCTTCAGGAGCG CTGTACAGTCTCTTCCTGACTGCAGCCGCTGCTCACCTGACGGAGAACAACGCTGCAGCCTGGGCGAgtgcaatgcatgctgggacacAGGCCATAAGGAG GTATGGGGGGGCTGACCCTGGAGACAGGACGATG TTGGACGCGTTGTGTCCTGCTGTGGACGAGCTGATGAAGCTAACAGCAGCACCGCCTGGTGGACAGATGGCAGTACTCCAGGCTGCCGTGCAG AAAGCGTCCTCGGGGGCGGAGTCCACCCGTGACCTGACGGCGATGGCGGGGCGAGCCAGCTACATCGCGGCCGAGCGGGTCACCCTGCCCGACCCCGGCGCCGTGGCGGTCGCCGCCATCCTGAGAGCCGTGCTGGAGTCGCTGGGAGGGCAGAAGTGA
- the tkfc gene encoding triokinase/FMN cyclase isoform X2 — MEPKKKLINSVDSCVDEAVCGLVRASGGLSLLQGHRVVLRSDLVNLTGKVALLSGGGSGHEPAHGGFLGAGMLSAAVAGGVFASPPPASILAAILCLHHAGASGVLLIVKNYTGDRLNFGLAAEQARNHGVAVDMVIVAEDCAFDQPSKAGRRGLCGTIFIHKLAGALAEEGCRLDQIVSKVTDILKGIGTLGVSLSPCSVPGCLPSFDLPPGDMELGLGIHGEPGIKRLKVASADELVKTMIDHMTNPDSQSHLPLKSGDSVVVCVNNLGALSCLEMAVVTGATITCLENRGVVVARVMSGSFMTSLEMAGVSLTLMRADQETLRLFDAKTSAPAWPNLSSVCVSGRSYVTDPRAVSPRPQADTHSEGPLSAVMRKALEMVCSTLLEKQEELNSLDRAAGDGDCGNTHAQAAKAIREWLQDHVVPGCPGQLLSVLAGLVQEKMGGSSGALYSLFLTAAAAHLTENNAAAWASAMHAGTQAIRRYGGADPGDRTMLDALCPAVDELMKLTAAPPGGQMAVLQAAVQKASSGAESTRDLTAMAGRASYIAAERVTLPDPGAVAVAAILRAVLESLGGQK, encoded by the exons ATGGAG ccTAAAAAGAAGTTGATAAACTCAGTGGACAGCTGTGTGGACGAAGCTGTCTGTGGCCTGGTTAGGGCCAGCGGGGGCCTGTCTCTGCTGCAGGGTCACAGAGTTGTGCTTCGGTCCGACCTGGTCAACCTGACGGGCAAAGTGGCCCTGCTGTCCGGTGGGGGGTCTGGACACGAGCCGGCACACGGGG GTTTTCTTGGTGCAGGTATGCTGTCAGCTGCTGTGGCGGGAGGCGTATTTGCTTCTCCACCTCCTGCCAGCATCCTGGCTGCCATTCTCTGCTTGCACCATGCAG GAGCCTCCGGAGTCCTTCTCATTGTGAAGAACTACACCGGCGACCGCCTCAACTTTGGCTTGGCTGCAGAACAGGCCCGTAACCATGGCGTCGCTGTTGACATGGTGATAGTTGCCGAGGATTGCGCCTTTGACCAACCCAGTAAGGCTGGCAGGAGAGGCTTGTGTGGCACCATCTTCATTCACAAG CTGGCAGGTGCCTTAGCAGAAGAAGGCTGCCGATTGGACCAGATTGTTTCCAAGGTGACGGATATTTTAAAGGGGATCG GGACGCTGGGGGTGAGTCTGTCTCCGTGCAGCGTCCCCGGCTGCCTGCCGTCTTTCGACCTGCCGCCCGGAGACATGGAGCTGGGactgg GGATCCACGGTGAGCCTGGAATCAAAAGGTTAAAG GTGGCATCTGCAGATGAGCTGGTGAAGACGATGATAGATCACATGACCAACcctgacagccaatcacatcTGCCTCTAAAATCAG GGGACAGTGTGGTCGTGTGTGTGAACAACCTCGGAGCGCTGTCCTGTCTGGAGATGGCTGTGGTTACTGGAGCAACCATCACCTGTCTGG AGAATCGGGGTGTGGTGGTTGCCAGGGTGATGTCGGGGTCGTTCATGACGTCGCTGGAGATGGCGGGAGTGTCGTTGACGCTGATGAGGGCCGACCAGGAAACACTGAGGCTGTTTG ATGCTAAGACCAGCGCCCCCGCCTGGCCAAACCTCAGCAGCGTGTGTGTGAGCGGGCGCAGCTACGTCACGGACCCCCGAGCCGTGAGCCCGCGACCGCAGGCCGACACACACTCTGAAG ggCCACTGAGTGCTGTGATGCgtaaagctttggaaatggttTGTTCCACGCTGTTGGAAAAGCAGGAAGAGCTCAACTCCCTGGACCGTGCTGCAGGGGACGGAGACTGTGGGAACACTCACGCGCAGGCTGCTAAAG CCATTCGGGAGTGGCTCCAGGACCATGTGGTCCCCGGTTGCCCCGGCCAACTGTTATCCGTCCTCGCTGGATTGGTGCAGGAGAAGATGGGCGGGTCTTCAGGAGCG CTGTACAGTCTCTTCCTGACTGCAGCCGCTGCTCACCTGACGGAGAACAACGCTGCAGCCTGGGCGAgtgcaatgcatgctgggacacAGGCCATAAGGAG GTATGGGGGGGCTGACCCTGGAGACAGGACGATG TTGGACGCGTTGTGTCCTGCTGTGGACGAGCTGATGAAGCTAACAGCAGCACCGCCTGGTGGACAGATGGCAGTACTCCAGGCTGCCGTGCAG AAAGCGTCCTCGGGGGCGGAGTCCACCCGTGACCTGACGGCGATGGCGGGGCGAGCCAGCTACATCGCGGCCGAGCGGGTCACCCTGCCCGACCCCGGCGCCGTGGCGGTCGCCGCCATCCTGAGAGCCGTGCTGGAGTCGCTGGGAGGGCAGAAGTGA